One segment of Leuconostoc lactis DNA contains the following:
- a CDS encoding RsmE family RNA methyltransferase, with the protein MQRYFLKQPIADDIVLTSDQDVFKHFGKVLRARVGSQAEFVSQDQAVVVGEVVAITPTEMTLKVVSRLTENVELPVQVTVIVSPLKNDRSDWFVQKATELGVHRIIFTTMTRTVADWRKQQLKKATRLEKIAQAAAEQSHRLMIPTIDFLSWSEVLSLPKQAGIVAWEESAREGEVGTLVQVVKPLPTGAELALVFGPEGGLTADEVADLSAHGFKPAGLGPRILRAETAPLYALSAISVLKELN; encoded by the coding sequence ATGCAACGTTATTTTCTTAAGCAACCAATCGCTGATGACATTGTTCTCACATCTGACCAAGATGTTTTTAAGCATTTTGGTAAAGTGTTGCGCGCACGGGTCGGCTCGCAGGCAGAGTTTGTCAGTCAAGATCAAGCGGTGGTCGTTGGTGAAGTCGTAGCGATTACACCAACGGAGATGACCCTGAAAGTGGTCTCGCGGTTAACGGAAAATGTAGAATTGCCAGTCCAGGTCACGGTGATTGTGTCACCATTAAAAAATGATCGGTCTGATTGGTTTGTCCAAAAAGCCACGGAACTTGGTGTGCATCGCATTATCTTTACAACGATGACGCGCACAGTGGCTGATTGGCGGAAACAACAGCTTAAAAAAGCGACGCGTTTAGAAAAAATTGCGCAAGCAGCTGCAGAACAGTCGCATCGCTTGATGATTCCGACCATTGATTTTTTATCGTGGTCAGAAGTCTTATCGTTACCCAAGCAAGCTGGGATAGTCGCTTGGGAAGAATCTGCGCGTGAGGGTGAAGTGGGGACACTTGTTCAAGTCGTCAAACCCTTACCAACGGGTGCGGAATTGGCTCTAGTGTTTGGACCTGAAGGGGGCCTCACAGCTGATGAAGTGGCGGACTTAAGTGCGCATGGTTTTAAACCAGCAGGGCTAGGGCCGCGCATTTTACGTGCCGAAACGGCACCATTGTATGCCTTATCGGCAATTAGTGTTTTAAAAGAATTGAATTAA
- the prmA gene encoding 50S ribosomal protein L11 methyltransferase translates to MNWQAVQITTQPEAIEAVSDILLRVGAEGVQIEDTAEVQVIAYFADDDQFPQVLATIRADLDELARFGIQAAPATITVNGIAQSDWENNWKQYYHAQRITRHLTVVPSWEPFEPQQADEKPIVMDPKLAFGTGTHETTQLMMQALETVVRGGESMIDVGTGSGVLAVAARQLGVGPILATDIDDMAVAVAKENLALNPVAADIPVVASDLLADVTVEPVDLIVANILADVIARLIPQTIPLLKPNGYFLVSGIYDAIAPEIEQQLVSHGYHVVQKAQMGEWHSYIAKREETE, encoded by the coding sequence ATGAACTGGCAAGCAGTGCAAATTACAACACAACCTGAAGCAATCGAAGCGGTATCAGATATTTTGTTACGGGTTGGTGCAGAAGGTGTTCAAATTGAAGACACGGCTGAGGTACAAGTCATTGCCTATTTTGCTGATGATGATCAATTCCCCCAAGTCTTAGCTACTATTCGTGCAGATCTAGATGAATTGGCGCGTTTTGGTATTCAGGCGGCACCAGCTACGATTACTGTGAACGGGATTGCCCAATCGGATTGGGAAAATAATTGGAAACAATACTATCATGCGCAACGGATTACACGCCATTTGACGGTTGTGCCATCTTGGGAGCCGTTTGAACCACAGCAGGCTGATGAAAAGCCAATCGTGATGGATCCCAAGCTAGCTTTTGGGACTGGCACGCATGAGACAACGCAGTTGATGATGCAAGCCCTTGAAACAGTTGTACGCGGTGGTGAGTCGATGATTGATGTGGGAACGGGGTCCGGTGTTTTGGCCGTTGCGGCCAGACAATTAGGCGTTGGCCCAATTTTAGCCACGGATATTGACGATATGGCAGTGGCCGTAGCAAAAGAAAACTTGGCGTTAAACCCAGTAGCTGCAGATATTCCTGTCGTGGCCAGCGATTTGTTAGCAGATGTTACCGTTGAACCAGTTGATTTAATTGTGGCTAATATTTTAGCAGATGTCATTGCGCGTCTCATTCCACAAACAATCCCACTCCTGAAACCAAACGGTTATTTCTTGGTCTCTGGGATCTATGACGCGATTGCCCCAGAAATTGAACAGCAACTGGTATCACATGGCTATCATGTGGTGCAAAAAGCACAAATGGGTGAATGGCATAGTTATATTGCAAAACGAGAGGAAACGGAGTAA